The following are from one region of the Capsicum annuum cultivar UCD-10X-F1 chromosome 1, UCD10Xv1.1, whole genome shotgun sequence genome:
- the LOC107867410 gene encoding adenine phosphoribosyltransferase 4 produces MSTCKDQDPRIHAIQSSIRVVPHFPKPGIMFQDITTLLLDPKAFKDTIDLFVERYKGKNISVVAGIEARGFIFGPPIALAIGAKFVPLRKPKKLPGKVFRQEYDLEYGSDCIEMHIEAVEAGERALVVDDLIATGGTLCAAMNLLERAGAEVVECACVIEIPELKGKEKLNGKPLYVLVEYR; encoded by the exons ATGTCAACTTGCAAAGATCAAGATCCACGTATCCATGCTATACAGTCAAGTATTCGTGTTGTCCCTCATTTTCCCAAACCAG GGATAATGTTCCAAGATATTACTACTCTATTATTGGATCCAAAAGCGTTTAAAGATACAATTGATTTGTTTGTGGAGAGATACAAAGGGAAAAACATCTCAGTTGTTGCTG GAATAGAGGCTCGAGGATTTATATTTGGTCCACCAATTGCTTTGGCGATAGGggcaaaatttgtccctttgagAAAACCAAAGAAATTGCCAG GTAAAGTTTTCAGACAAGAGTATGACTTGGAATATGGAAGTGATTGTATTGAGATGCATATTGAAGCAGTAGAAGCTGGTGAGCGAGCTTTGGTGGTTGATGATCTGATTGCTACTGGTGGCACTCTTTGTGCAGCTATGAATTTACTTG AGCGTGCTGGCGCAGAAGTGGTTGAATGCGCGTGTGTGATTGAAATACCAGAGTTAAAG GGTAAGGAGAAGCTGAATGGCAAGCCATTGTATGTGCTGGTGGAGTATCGGTAG
- the LOC107852666 gene encoding uncharacterized protein LOC107852666, giving the protein MATGWVKSWQCKSRALDDVVNNHHHHQYHLLPNSASCKNGVKSLKDVVENNRNGKPRKKKSGRQPELTRPGLKGAELSSNKEKLEKSRASTSTRLARARTDSFFPALTELPEGHPSRNVVGIIFQTSWSPKVFTGRVEMVFKVQNLPRTATRFEEYRDIVKSRGGTAAEKGGEDHARCVADGNEVMRFYCLGPTNGGAYEATGSAWTFSTGKGAAVCTYSGSGAAHENAGGGRGRRAMLVCRVIAGRVCKELGFDSLIEGRVGYDSVSGDNGELLVFDSRAVLPCFLIIYKL; this is encoded by the coding sequence ATGGCGACTGGTTGGGTGAAATCATGGCAATGCAAGTCAAGAGCATTAGACGACGTCGTTAacaatcaccaccaccatcaatatCACCTCTTACCCAACTCTGCTAGTTGCAAAAATGGCGTCAAAAGCCTCAAAGATGTAGTGGAAAATAACAGAAATGGAAAACCCAGGAAGAAAAAATCGGGTCGGCAGCCGGAGCTGACCCGACCCGGTTTGAAAGGAGCTGAACTGAGTTCGAATAAGGAGAAGTTGGAGAAGTCTAGGGCGAGTACTTCCACGAGACTTGCACGTGCTCGGACGGATTCGTTCTTCCCGGCGCTGACGGAGTTGCCGGAAGGTCACCCTTCGAGGAATGTGGTCGGGATAATATTTCAGACGAGTTGGTCGCCGAAGGTATTTACGGGTCGGGTCGAAATGGTGTTCAAGGTTCAGAATTTGCCCCGAACTGCGACCCGGTTCGAAGAGTACAGAGACATCGTGAAGTCTCGCGGCGGCACCGCGGCGGAGAAGGGTGGGGAAGACCATGCACGGTGTGTAGCAGATGGTAACGAGGTTATGAGGTTTTACTGCCTGGGACCCACCAACGGCGGCGCGTACGAAGCTACAGGCAGCGCGTGGACGTTTTCCACCGGTAAAGGGGCGGCGGTGTGCACGTATTCCGGCAGCGGTGCGGCTCACGAGAATGCCGGCGGTGGAAGAGGGAGACGGGCTATGTTGGTTTGTCGGGTCATAGCGGGTCGGGTCTGTAAGGAACTCGGGTTCGACTCGTTGATTGAAGGCCGAGTTGGGTATGACTCAGTGAGTGGGGATAATGGCGAGTTACTAGTATTTGATTCACGTGCAGTATTACCATGTTTTCTTATCATCtacaaattgtaa